In Bacillus sp. NP247, one DNA window encodes the following:
- a CDS encoding D-serine ammonia-lyase codes for MKEIGELKAEYPLVNKLIATEEIFWINPNIENYETAIKGSPLNEENVKDAEERLKRFASYIAKVFPETKETSGIIESPLVKIPAMKQSLEKKYGQSILGELLLKCDSQLPISGSIKARGGIYEVLKHAEQLALQHGMLTEEDDYSILDSDRFRGFFAKYSIAVGSTGNLGLSIGIMSAKLGFNVTVHMSADAKEWKKDLLRSKNVNVIEYEADYSKAVEEGRLQAEADPSCYFVDDENSHDLFLGYAVAASRLQKQLEGLEIVVDEEHPLFVYLPCGVGGGPGGVAFGLKLLYKDNVHCFFAEPTHSPCMLLGLMTGLHDKIAVQDIGIDNVTDADGLAVGRPSGFVGKTMEPFLSGNYTVSDEELYRLLKELADNENIYLEPSALAGMIGPLNVCKAENEYLQKQQLTEKVKKGTHIVWGTGGSMVPEDVMSGYYKKGSELTKAE; via the coding sequence ATGAAGGAAATAGGGGAATTAAAAGCAGAGTACCCATTAGTTAACAAGCTTATTGCAACAGAAGAAATATTTTGGATAAACCCGAATATAGAAAATTATGAAACAGCGATAAAGGGTTCACCACTAAATGAAGAAAATGTAAAAGATGCGGAAGAGAGGTTAAAGCGCTTTGCATCATATATTGCAAAAGTTTTTCCTGAGACGAAAGAGACGAGCGGTATTATAGAATCACCTTTAGTGAAAATACCTGCTATGAAGCAGTCTTTAGAGAAGAAATACGGGCAATCCATACTAGGAGAATTATTATTAAAGTGTGATAGTCAACTTCCGATATCAGGATCAATTAAAGCTAGGGGCGGCATTTATGAAGTGTTGAAACATGCTGAGCAATTGGCACTTCAGCATGGAATGTTAACAGAGGAAGATGATTATTCAATTTTAGATAGTGATAGATTTAGAGGTTTTTTTGCGAAGTATTCAATTGCAGTAGGTTCTACTGGAAATTTAGGGCTTAGCATCGGTATTATGAGTGCGAAATTAGGTTTCAATGTGACGGTTCATATGTCAGCAGACGCCAAAGAATGGAAAAAAGATTTATTAAGAAGTAAAAATGTAAATGTTATTGAATATGAAGCTGATTATAGTAAAGCAGTAGAGGAAGGAAGACTGCAAGCAGAAGCTGATCCTAGCTGTTATTTTGTAGATGATGAAAATTCACATGATTTATTTTTAGGATATGCAGTAGCAGCGTCTCGTTTACAAAAACAATTAGAAGGGTTAGAGATTGTAGTAGATGAAGAACACCCTTTATTCGTTTATCTTCCGTGTGGGGTAGGTGGTGGGCCTGGCGGAGTAGCATTCGGCTTAAAGTTATTGTACAAAGACAATGTGCATTGTTTCTTTGCTGAACCGACACATTCCCCGTGTATGTTACTCGGTTTAATGACAGGGCTTCACGATAAAATTGCCGTTCAAGATATCGGTATTGATAATGTAACAGATGCGGATGGGCTTGCAGTAGGAAGACCGTCTGGATTTGTCGGTAAAACGATGGAACCATTTTTGAGTGGAAATTACACAGTAAGTGATGAAGAGTTGTATAGATTATTAAAAGAACTGGCTGATAATGAAAATATTTATTTAGAGCCTTCGGCGTTAGCGGGTATGATAGGACCGTTGAATGTATGTAAAGCTGAAAATGAGTATTTACAAAAACAACAGTTAACAGAGAAGGTGAAGAAAGGTACTCATATTGTGTGGGGAACTGGTGGGAGTATGGTTCCAGAAGATGTGATGAGTGGTTATTATAAAAAAGGTTCGGAATTAACGAAAGCAGAGTAA
- a CDS encoding DUF445 domain-containing protein: MSLQTKYIAGISLGVMGVGFAASIPFQGTVAGEIIQGGFEAGLVGGLADWFAVTALFRHPLGIPIPHTALLPKNRKRVTKGLVSTLENEWLTKESITSKVKEMQLAQMVLEIAEKELQSDAVKKGIVTIAEKAILQIDTEKLAVIIEKELKTYLHTINTSNILQVLVDQLVVQEYDEKTLDYILVKVKDWTAQDEARYQLGSLGMKAMENIKVDGFLQFTLKSFMNIVDEDKIGGILQKFIISNINSLQDADNSTRQLILAKIRQEIINVKENESLLQELENWKEKWIANWDATDKIKEMLEQVQSRAVTFVKNEEFADKYVVPFLQTQMNKIKEDELTVQKIEDWLQKQVVTIVEKNHSKIGKLVQENLDKLDDKTLIEMIENNVGKDLQWIRVNGAVCGFMIGLVLEGIKAII; the protein is encoded by the coding sequence ATGTCATTGCAGACTAAATATATAGCGGGTATTTCGCTTGGGGTTATGGGCGTAGGTTTTGCGGCTTCTATCCCTTTTCAAGGAACGGTAGCTGGGGAGATTATTCAAGGGGGATTTGAAGCTGGGTTAGTTGGTGGACTTGCGGATTGGTTTGCGGTTACAGCTTTATTCCGTCATCCGTTGGGGATCCCAATTCCGCATACAGCTTTATTACCTAAAAATCGGAAGAGGGTAACAAAGGGGCTCGTTTCTACGTTAGAAAATGAATGGCTGACGAAAGAAAGTATTACAAGTAAAGTAAAAGAAATGCAGCTAGCACAAATGGTACTGGAAATTGCTGAGAAAGAGTTACAATCAGACGCTGTGAAAAAAGGAATTGTAACAATTGCTGAGAAAGCGATTCTTCAAATAGACACAGAAAAATTAGCTGTTATTATTGAAAAAGAATTAAAAACGTATTTGCATACAATTAACACAAGCAACATATTACAAGTGCTTGTTGATCAATTAGTGGTGCAAGAATATGATGAAAAAACACTTGATTACATATTAGTAAAGGTGAAAGATTGGACAGCTCAAGATGAAGCACGTTATCAGCTAGGAAGCTTAGGTATGAAGGCGATGGAAAACATAAAAGTAGATGGATTCCTGCAGTTTACTTTGAAATCATTTATGAATATTGTAGATGAAGATAAAATTGGCGGCATTTTGCAGAAGTTTATCATTAGCAATATTAACAGTTTGCAAGATGCTGATAATAGCACAAGACAACTTATATTAGCGAAGATTCGTCAAGAAATTATAAATGTAAAGGAAAATGAATCTTTATTACAGGAATTAGAGAATTGGAAAGAAAAATGGATTGCAAATTGGGATGCTACTGACAAAATAAAAGAGATGCTAGAGCAAGTACAGAGTAGGGCAGTTACCTTTGTGAAGAATGAAGAATTTGCCGATAAATATGTTGTTCCATTCTTACAAACACAAATGAATAAAATAAAAGAAGACGAACTGACTGTTCAAAAAATAGAAGATTGGTTACAAAAACAAGTTGTTACTATTGTTGAAAAAAACCATTCAAAAATTGGAAAGCTTGTGCAAGAAAACCTTGATAAGTTAGATGATAAAACATTAATCGAAATGATTGAAAACAATGTCGGTAAAGATTTACAGTGGATTCGTGTGAACGGGGCTGTTTGTGGTTTTATGATTGGATTAGTTTTAGAAGGAATAAAAGCGATTATATGA
- the exsE gene encoding exosporium protein ExsE yields the protein MRTWRVGTFSMGISIILLGCFLLFSVVKGVQALDTLTAWWPVLLIILGAEILLYLLFSKKEQSFIKYDIFSIFFIGVLGSVGIAFYCLLSTGLLEEVRHSINTTRQTSNIPDGQFDIPESIKKIVVDAGHQPLTIEGNNTNQIHLLGTYEMTTKANEKLNLKRDDFLSVQTAGETMYITLKSLPVQHTLFNSAPQVKQTLVLPQNKNVEIRASNNELSLYPGQLQNNWLVQESSRVSIHLAKESDVSLTAVTNQKETHGSTPWEQVEDLTKKENNSSEEHPKLNSQEHWYKNSIKTGNGTYKLNIEKAYNLNMSVIEK from the coding sequence ATGAGAACATGGCGCGTTGGAACATTCTCGATGGGAATTTCAATTATTTTATTAGGTTGCTTTTTACTATTTTCAGTCGTAAAAGGAGTTCAAGCATTAGATACATTAACAGCCTGGTGGCCTGTTTTACTTATCATACTTGGCGCTGAAATTTTACTATACCTTTTATTTTCTAAGAAGGAACAATCATTTATTAAATATGATATTTTTAGCATTTTCTTTATCGGCGTTTTAGGAAGCGTCGGAATTGCTTTTTACTGTTTATTATCAACTGGATTACTAGAAGAAGTTCGTCACTCTATTAACACAACGAGACAAACGAGTAATATTCCAGACGGACAATTTGATATACCTGAATCTATCAAAAAAATCGTAGTAGATGCAGGTCATCAACCTCTAACGATAGAGGGAAATAATACAAATCAAATTCATCTTTTGGGAACTTATGAAATGACGACGAAAGCAAATGAAAAACTCAATTTAAAACGAGATGATTTCCTTTCAGTTCAAACGGCTGGAGAAACGATGTATATCACTTTAAAATCATTACCTGTTCAGCATACGTTATTTAATTCAGCACCACAGGTGAAACAAACGCTTGTTCTTCCGCAAAATAAAAATGTGGAAATCCGTGCTTCAAATAACGAACTATCTCTTTATCCAGGTCAATTACAAAATAATTGGCTTGTACAGGAAAGCTCAAGAGTGTCTATCCATCTTGCAAAAGAGAGTGATGTATCTTTAACAGCAGTAACGAATCAAAAAGAAACACATGGAAGTACACCTTGGGAACAAGTAGAAGATTTAACGAAAAAAGAAAATAATTCTTCAGAAGAACATCCAAAATTAAACAGCCAAGAACATTGGTATAAAAATTCAATTAAAACTGGAAATGGCACGTACAAGTTAAATATTGAGAAAGCTTATAATTTAAATATGAGCGTTATTGAAAAATAA
- a CDS encoding RNA polymerase sigma factor, translating to MQTYRHYIFQVIFSILRHEEDAKDVTQEVFVKIHTSLPNYQFRGLKTWMARIATNHAIDYKRKKARENEELSLCKETEENIKSSHNIEALLLTKEQKLLIAQKLRELPDNYRDVVLAHYLEEKSYQEIAFQENIEVKTVEMKLYRARKWIKKHWKEEEFL from the coding sequence GTGCAAACATATCGTCATTATATTTTCCAAGTTATCTTTTCTATTTTAAGACATGAAGAAGATGCTAAAGATGTTACACAAGAAGTATTCGTAAAAATTCACACCTCTCTCCCAAATTATCAATTTCGCGGATTAAAAACGTGGATGGCACGTATTGCCACCAATCACGCTATTGATTATAAGAGAAAGAAAGCTAGAGAAAACGAAGAACTCTCCTTATGTAAAGAAACAGAGGAAAATATAAAATCCTCTCATAACATTGAAGCTTTACTATTGACGAAAGAGCAAAAATTACTCATTGCTCAAAAACTAAGAGAACTTCCCGACAATTACCGTGACGTCGTTCTCGCGCATTACTTAGAGGAAAAAAGTTATCAAGAAATTGCTTTCCAGGAAAACATCGAAGTGAAAACGGTCGAAATGAAACTGTACCGGGCAAGAAAATGGATTAAAAAACATTGGAAGGAGGAAGAGTTTCTATGA
- a CDS encoding response regulator transcription factor — protein sequence MKIKILIADDNSFIREGMKIILNTYEEFEVLDTVNDGKEAVAYCKKHEVDIALLDVRMPNMNGVEATKLICEETKTKPLILTTFDDDEYILDAVKNGAKGYLLKNNDPERIRDAIKGVYNGQTVMQDVVLDKIKSNLLENKEAESKIDKSLFTERELSIIALIAKGFSNKEISKQLFISEGTIANYITSVLGKTGLEHRTQIAIYYLTGKVD from the coding sequence ATGAAAATTAAAATATTAATAGCAGATGATAATTCTTTTATTAGAGAAGGCATGAAAATTATTTTAAATACATACGAAGAGTTCGAAGTATTAGATACTGTAAATGATGGAAAAGAAGCTGTAGCGTATTGTAAAAAGCATGAAGTTGATATTGCCCTTTTAGATGTTCGTATGCCGAATATGAACGGGGTAGAGGCGACGAAGTTAATTTGTGAAGAGACGAAAACGAAACCGCTTATTTTAACGACTTTTGATGATGATGAATATATTTTGGATGCAGTAAAAAATGGGGCGAAAGGCTATTTATTAAAAAATAATGATCCGGAGCGTATTCGTGATGCAATAAAAGGAGTATATAATGGCCAAACTGTTATGCAAGATGTTGTACTTGATAAAATTAAAAGTAATTTACTTGAAAATAAAGAAGCAGAATCTAAAATAGATAAGAGCCTTTTCACAGAAAGGGAGCTTAGTATTATCGCATTAATCGCAAAAGGATTTTCTAATAAAGAAATTTCGAAGCAACTTTTCATATCAGAAGGAACAATTGCAAATTATATTACATCAGTTTTAGGAAAAACTGGACTGGAACATCGCACGCAAATTGCAATTTATTACTTAACAGGGAAAGTAGATTAA
- a CDS encoding sensor histidine kinase, translated as MEFWLTVSKLIVFLYIVFSYIHLNVTNLPWIILTLLIYLSINVMISILKKDTYNKILICVSVGVVMLFTWRVHPFFILFLPLNLYEIANYYIEKKWLIFFIMVLPIIFIGEGIQMTYGLISVFCFFSLTIAHRYIARLLKLEMQNDKMRKDIQRLTKSLNENKDYIRQSEYTFKLEERNRLSQEIHDKIGHSMTGALIQMEAAKRLMEIDKVKSAELLQNAIHISKDGIESIRITLKNMKPPTEQIGIHRMKLFIEEFAGKHDVNIPFVYKGNLDMISPIQWKIIGENVTEALTNTMKYAEATVISIDIHVLNKVVKVQVKDNGKGAALVKKGLGIMGMEERTASVNGKIIVDGTSGFSVTMLLPI; from the coding sequence ATGGAATTTTGGTTAACTGTAAGTAAATTAATTGTCTTTTTATATATAGTGTTCAGCTACATTCATTTAAATGTTACGAACTTACCATGGATTATACTTACTTTGCTTATATATCTTTCTATAAATGTGATGATTTCTATATTGAAAAAAGATACGTACAATAAGATTTTAATCTGCGTATCAGTTGGCGTAGTTATGTTATTTACGTGGAGGGTTCATCCGTTTTTTATTTTGTTTTTACCTTTGAACTTATATGAAATTGCAAATTATTATATAGAAAAGAAATGGTTAATCTTTTTTATTATGGTCCTTCCTATTATTTTTATAGGTGAAGGTATTCAAATGACGTATGGACTTATTAGTGTATTTTGTTTTTTTTCCTTAACGATAGCTCACCGCTATATAGCGCGATTATTAAAACTCGAAATGCAAAATGATAAAATGAGAAAAGACATACAAAGACTTACGAAAAGTTTAAATGAAAATAAAGATTACATAAGGCAATCAGAATACACATTTAAGTTAGAGGAGAGAAATCGATTATCTCAAGAAATTCATGATAAAATTGGTCACTCGATGACGGGTGCACTTATTCAAATGGAAGCAGCAAAGAGATTAATGGAAATAGATAAAGTGAAATCTGCTGAGTTATTACAAAATGCAATTCATATTTCGAAAGATGGGATTGAAAGCATTCGGATTACATTAAAAAATATGAAGCCACCAACAGAGCAAATTGGCATTCATCGTATGAAATTGTTCATAGAGGAATTTGCCGGTAAGCATGATGTAAACATTCCTTTCGTATATAAAGGAAACTTAGATATGATTTCTCCAATTCAGTGGAAGATTATCGGTGAAAATGTTACGGAGGCGTTAACAAATACGATGAAATATGCTGAAGCGACAGTCATCTCAATAGATATTCATGTACTTAACAAGGTGGTTAAAGTACAAGTGAAGGATAACGGTAAGGGGGCAGCTCTTGTTAAAAAAGGCCTTGGTATTATGGGGATGGAGGAGCGAACTGCGTCTGTAAACGGTAAAATTATTGTAGATGGGACAAGTGGTTTTTCAGTAACAATGTTGTTGCCGATATAA
- a CDS encoding ABC transporter ATP-binding protein — MNTLEIKNLTKKFGDFIAVDNMSLSIKEGEIFGFLGSNGAGKSTTINMIAGLLRSNEGEISILGKNIKKHNRFAKMNIGIVPQDIAIYEELTAYENVKFFAGLYGLRGAELKARVEEALQFVGLSDKHKSYPKNFSGGMKRRLNIACAIAHRPKLIIMDEPTVGIDPQSRNYILQSVRKLNEMGSTIIYTSHYMEEVEEICTKIAIVDHGKVIAEGTKEQLKAIITDTKDIWIEVKSVENLDVEKLKEINGVKAVQIEENVIKVNSDAGLNNLNKIIQHFINHDIEIRSLEEQAPNLETVFLTLTGRNLRDK; from the coding sequence ATGAACACATTGGAAATTAAAAATTTAACGAAAAAATTTGGTGATTTCATCGCGGTAGATAATATGTCTTTATCTATTAAAGAAGGAGAAATATTTGGATTTTTAGGGTCGAATGGTGCTGGTAAGAGTACAACAATTAATATGATTGCTGGCTTGTTAAGAAGTAATGAAGGTGAAATTAGCATACTAGGAAAAAATATAAAGAAACATAATCGATTTGCGAAAATGAACATCGGTATTGTTCCGCAAGATATTGCGATTTATGAAGAGCTAACTGCCTATGAAAATGTGAAATTCTTTGCCGGATTGTACGGATTGAGAGGTGCTGAACTAAAAGCGAGAGTAGAGGAAGCACTTCAATTTGTGGGGCTTAGTGATAAACATAAAAGTTACCCGAAAAACTTTTCTGGCGGGATGAAAAGAAGGCTGAATATCGCTTGTGCAATCGCTCATAGACCGAAGTTAATTATTATGGATGAACCGACAGTTGGAATCGATCCGCAGTCAAGAAATTATATTCTTCAGTCTGTCCGAAAACTAAATGAAATGGGAAGTACAATTATTTATACGAGTCACTACATGGAAGAGGTAGAAGAAATTTGTACGAAAATTGCAATTGTTGATCACGGTAAAGTGATTGCAGAAGGAACGAAAGAACAGTTAAAAGCGATTATTACCGATACGAAAGACATTTGGATTGAAGTGAAGTCAGTAGAAAATCTAGACGTTGAAAAATTAAAAGAGATAAACGGTGTGAAAGCTGTTCAAATTGAAGAGAACGTAATCAAAGTAAATTCTGATGCAGGATTAAATAATTTAAATAAAATTATTCAACACTTTATTAATCATGATATTGAAATTCGTTCATTAGAAGAGCAGGCTCCGAATTTAGAAACAGTATTCCTTACATTGACCGGAAGAAACTTACGAGATAAATAA
- a CDS encoding ABC transporter permease has translation MNIFNIAVMHIKRDFRDVRTLVFMLAFPIVLMLVLGTALSNAFNSDSHSIKDIQVLYKDEAGSTFSQSFEAFTKEVDKSGIHFKKASEGIDGKEEVKQNKYAAYVELNKDGAKFYGSDRSSIEGSIVEGMLTTFVDKYNVAAEVAKVDPSKVSTVISNGNHNDYIKETSLQAAKKPGSMDYYAVVMTTMIALYAAMGASFLIRGERVRKTGDRLIAAPISKAEIFIGKVLGSLVANALCLLLVVIFSKFVFQANWGDHLGIIFIILLTEVFLAISFGLGIGFITKTGEASRAIIMVVVQLASIFGGAYFVVEENVVTNLSPLTWANTAIMKIIYANDIGAALPVISLNLGISAIFLLIAIIALRRREGL, from the coding sequence TTGAACATCTTCAATATTGCAGTTATGCACATTAAAAGAGATTTCAGAGACGTAAGAACTTTAGTTTTTATGTTAGCATTTCCGATTGTGCTTATGCTTGTATTAGGAACAGCGTTAAGTAACGCATTTAATAGCGATAGTCATTCGATTAAAGATATACAAGTACTTTATAAAGATGAAGCGGGAAGCACGTTTTCTCAATCATTTGAAGCATTTACAAAAGAAGTCGATAAATCGGGTATCCATTTTAAAAAAGCTTCCGAAGGTATAGATGGGAAAGAAGAAGTGAAACAAAATAAATATGCTGCTTATGTAGAGTTAAATAAAGATGGTGCGAAATTTTATGGAAGCGACAGAAGTAGTATTGAAGGAAGTATTGTTGAAGGAATGCTTACGACATTTGTTGATAAGTACAATGTAGCGGCAGAAGTTGCAAAAGTAGATCCAAGTAAGGTTAGCACAGTTATTTCAAATGGAAATCATAATGATTATATTAAAGAAACATCTTTACAAGCTGCTAAAAAACCAGGTTCTATGGATTACTACGCGGTTGTAATGACGACAATGATTGCATTGTATGCTGCAATGGGTGCGAGTTTTTTAATTCGAGGAGAACGAGTACGTAAAACAGGAGATCGTTTAATTGCAGCACCTATAAGTAAGGCTGAAATTTTCATTGGGAAAGTGCTTGGTAGTCTTGTAGCAAATGCACTTTGTCTATTACTCGTCGTTATATTTAGTAAATTTGTTTTTCAAGCGAATTGGGGTGACCATCTTGGAATCATATTTATTATTTTACTAACAGAAGTCTTTCTAGCAATTAGCTTCGGTTTAGGAATCGGATTTATTACAAAAACAGGTGAGGCATCTAGAGCAATTATTATGGTTGTTGTGCAATTAGCTTCTATTTTTGGTGGTGCTTATTTCGTAGTGGAAGAAAATGTCGTTACGAATTTATCGCCATTGACGTGGGCCAACACAGCCATTATGAAAATTATTTATGCAAATGACATAGGAGCAGCACTACCGGTTATTTCTTTAAATCTTGGAATTTCAGCAATATTTTTATTAATTGCGATTATCGCATTACGTAGACGGGAGGGGCTGTAA
- a CDS encoding ABC transporter permease encodes MKDILWLIRKTLATLLKNKKGLLLIVSLPIIGTLISFSIYGNVGQGTLNIGVINKENQPIANDTVKFLEGLNHVNISKIKESEVEDKLTSKKLDGVVTLQSGFSESVRAGKPSHIEVSSIKGDQVTVFIKSYLYNYVDNITAISKVAGADQSTFDSMYAGYQKGSFKVKAETLEDTSKNKDMTNQTIGYLIMFMLFSAGNLSGIILKEKENRTYFRLLSTPIDGKKFILSNVAVNMIILTVQIVIAVLFMKYVFHTNINMPFTVMIGVLMIFALIAIGLSLVIVSFAKNSTASNAMQNVVIVPTCLLAGCYFPYDIMPKTVQKIANFLPQRWLMDTITKLQQGIPFSDLYLNILILFAFAIAFFLIAIYKFGRNNDARNFI; translated from the coding sequence ATGAAAGATATTTTATGGCTCATACGAAAAACATTAGCTACGCTTTTAAAAAATAAAAAAGGATTATTGCTTATTGTAAGTTTGCCGATAATAGGAACGCTTATTTCTTTTTCAATATATGGAAATGTAGGGCAAGGAACGTTAAATATTGGGGTTATAAATAAAGAAAATCAGCCTATCGCAAATGATACAGTGAAATTTTTAGAAGGACTCAATCATGTAAATATTAGTAAAATTAAGGAATCTGAAGTGGAAGATAAACTCACTTCAAAAAAACTTGATGGTGTTGTTACATTACAGTCTGGTTTTTCCGAAAGTGTTCGAGCAGGGAAACCGAGTCATATTGAAGTTTCATCGATTAAAGGTGATCAAGTAACAGTATTTATAAAATCATATTTATATAACTATGTTGATAATATCACTGCGATTAGTAAAGTGGCAGGGGCGGATCAAAGTACGTTTGATAGTATGTACGCTGGTTATCAAAAAGGTTCATTTAAAGTAAAAGCAGAGACACTTGAAGATACTTCGAAAAATAAGGATATGACAAATCAAACGATTGGTTATCTTATCATGTTTATGCTATTTTCGGCAGGGAATTTATCTGGAATTATTTTAAAAGAAAAAGAGAACAGAACGTATTTTAGATTATTATCGACACCGATAGATGGAAAGAAATTTATATTATCTAATGTCGCGGTGAATATGATTATACTAACAGTGCAAATTGTAATTGCCGTATTATTTATGAAGTATGTTTTTCATACAAATATAAATATGCCTTTCACAGTGATGATTGGTGTACTCATGATATTTGCTTTAATCGCAATTGGTTTGTCTTTAGTAATTGTGTCTTTTGCGAAAAATTCAACTGCTTCAAATGCGATGCAAAATGTCGTCATTGTACCGACATGTTTATTAGCGGGATGCTATTTCCCATATGATATCATGCCGAAAACGGTACAAAAAATAGCTAATTTTTTACCGCAACGCTGGCTAATGGACACGATTACGAAATTACAGCAAGGAATTCCGTTTTCAGATTTGTATTTAAATATTTTAATCTTATTCGCCTTTGCGATAGCATTCTTCTTAATTGCTATTTATAAGTTTGGAAGAAATAATGATGCGAGGAACTTCATTTAA
- a CDS encoding triacylglycerol lipase produces MKRAKTPIIFIPGLFGSMSNIIIPGTGNWNFGLSSFIYEPFIMMLESMGYKRNKDLFICFYDWRQRIVFSTQKYLLQTIAYAKKITGCDKLNLICHSMGGLLGRSYVQSDEYKNDVNQLIILCTPNAGSPANYSYWTGGSLPVQASPKINIVHFYIEQYIHYVSTLHKMNKVEAIHRYFPGLQDVIPCKDYGNYLFIRSGSSITFLPYNKMKTKNPFLDTLNKNRFIIEKRNIETTLIAGDGVETIQYLQVVPSYSKLEWTDEKVVGDILTKHGDGNAVLHSVFLLEGNKYVVHASHNEVLYKSIPILQKIL; encoded by the coding sequence ATGAAAAGAGCAAAAACTCCTATTATTTTTATCCCAGGTCTTTTCGGTTCAATGAGTAATATTATTATTCCTGGTACCGGTAATTGGAACTTTGGGCTTTCTTCGTTTATTTATGAACCATTCATTATGATGTTAGAAAGTATGGGGTACAAACGAAATAAAGATTTGTTCATCTGTTTTTATGACTGGCGGCAGCGCATTGTTTTTTCTACACAAAAATATTTATTACAAACGATTGCCTATGCTAAAAAAATTACAGGCTGCGATAAACTAAATCTAATTTGTCATAGTATGGGCGGACTTCTTGGACGTTCTTACGTTCAAAGTGACGAATATAAAAATGATGTGAATCAGCTTATAATACTCTGTACACCCAACGCTGGATCTCCAGCAAATTATAGTTATTGGACTGGAGGTAGTCTTCCTGTCCAGGCCTCTCCTAAAATAAATATCGTTCATTTTTATATAGAACAATACATTCACTACGTAAGCACCTTACACAAAATGAATAAAGTTGAAGCAATACACCGTTACTTTCCAGGATTACAAGATGTTATTCCTTGTAAAGATTACGGAAATTATTTATTTATAAGATCCGGCTCTTCTATTACATTTCTTCCTTATAACAAGATGAAAACGAAAAATCCTTTCCTCGATACATTAAATAAAAATAGATTTATTATCGAGAAAAGAAATATTGAAACTACACTCATTGCAGGAGATGGAGTAGAAACGATTCAATATTTACAAGTCGTCCCTTCATATTCAAAACTGGAATGGACAGACGAAAAAGTCGTCGGTGATATACTTACAAAACATGGTGATGGTAACGCTGTTTTACATAGCGTTTTTCTTCTAGAGGGAAATAAATATGTTGTGCATGCTTCACATAACGAAGTGCTCTACAAAAGCATTCCTATATTACAAAAGATACTTTAA